One genomic region from Streptomyces sp. NBC_01304 encodes:
- a CDS encoding ABC transporter permease has translation MSALAQEPRARFRDLLAAEWIKLWSLRSTYWVLFVGALVVIGINVNSALSNADLLANQPAVNPRDPGMRIDPMGPAFVEPAYQILMLIAGSVGAISVFGEYTSGLIRTTFTAVPARRPVVAAKIVVVTVVTLVLGTVVAAASFGVTQSILGEYGGRSLGDPGSLRAVAGSALLAPVCAVVGMALGALIRHATGTVVAVVAALLLLPALFGGETYRWVAEIGNAMPLSAWFALIQGPTSTWDLGRYQTSVTEAWIVFAAWPLVAGLVAVFVVDRRDV, from the coding sequence ATGAGCGCCCTTGCCCAGGAACCCCGGGCCCGTTTCCGTGATCTGCTGGCCGCCGAGTGGATCAAGTTGTGGTCGCTGCGGTCGACGTACTGGGTCCTGTTCGTGGGCGCCCTGGTCGTCATCGGGATCAACGTCAACTCGGCCCTGTCCAACGCGGATCTGCTGGCGAACCAGCCGGCCGTGAACCCCAGGGACCCGGGGATGCGCATCGACCCGATGGGTCCCGCCTTCGTCGAACCTGCCTACCAGATCCTGATGCTCATCGCGGGCAGTGTCGGCGCGATCTCCGTCTTCGGGGAGTACACCAGCGGTCTCATCCGTACGACGTTCACGGCCGTGCCCGCCCGGCGCCCGGTGGTGGCGGCGAAGATCGTGGTCGTGACGGTGGTGACGCTGGTGCTCGGCACGGTCGTCGCGGCGGCGTCGTTCGGCGTGACCCAGTCGATCCTCGGCGAGTACGGCGGCCGCTCGCTCGGCGATCCCGGCTCGCTGCGGGCCGTCGCGGGCTCCGCGCTGCTCGCTCCGGTGTGCGCCGTCGTCGGGATGGCGCTGGGCGCGCTGATCCGGCACGCCACGGGCACGGTCGTCGCGGTGGTCGCCGCCCTGCTGCTCCTGCCCGCGCTGTTCGGCGGCGAGACCTACCGCTGGGTCGCGGAGATCGGCAACGCCATGCCGCTCTCCGCGTGGTTCGCCCTGATCCAGGGCCCCACCAGCACCTGGGATCTGGGCCGGTACCAGACGTCGGTCACCGAGGCGTGGATCGTGTTCGCGGCCTGGCCGCTGGTCGCGGGCCTGGTCGCGGTGTTCGTGGTGGACCGCCGCGACGTATGA
- a CDS encoding ABC transporter ATP-binding protein, whose translation MIEANDLTKRYGDTTAVNALTFTVRPGRVTGFLGPNGAGKTTTLRMLLGLNRPTSGTITIDGHPFRDLPRGLRRVGALLDAHDVHGGRTARAHLAALARSNGIPRGRADEVLEEVGLAQVARRRVGGFSLGMKQRLGIATALLGDPPVLLFDEPLNGLDVEGVLWVRALLRRLADEGRTVFVSSHQMSEMENTADELIVVGRGELIAAESLTEFAARGTRLSVAVRTPDLAELTGVLTAEGASVQPAGPELCAVTGLSAARIGELAFAHRVLLHELSPRTASLEEAFLELTADSVEYLAGDAR comes from the coding sequence GTGATTGAAGCCAACGACCTCACCAAACGCTACGGCGACACGACTGCCGTGAACGCCCTGACCTTTACCGTGCGCCCCGGTCGCGTCACCGGATTCCTCGGCCCGAACGGCGCGGGCAAGACCACGACGCTGCGGATGCTGCTCGGCCTGAACCGGCCCACGAGCGGCACCATCACGATCGACGGCCACCCCTTCCGCGACCTCCCCCGGGGCCTGCGCCGGGTCGGGGCGCTGCTCGACGCCCATGACGTGCACGGCGGCCGCACCGCCCGCGCCCACCTGGCGGCGCTGGCCCGCAGCAACGGCATCCCGCGCGGCCGGGCGGACGAGGTCCTTGAGGAGGTGGGTCTCGCCCAGGTGGCGAGGCGCCGCGTCGGCGGCTTCTCGCTCGGCATGAAGCAGCGCCTCGGCATCGCGACCGCACTGCTCGGCGACCCTCCGGTGCTGCTCTTCGACGAGCCGCTGAACGGCCTGGACGTGGAGGGCGTGCTGTGGGTGCGCGCACTGCTGAGGCGGCTCGCGGACGAGGGGCGGACGGTGTTCGTGTCCAGCCATCAGATGAGCGAGATGGAGAACACCGCCGACGAGCTGATCGTCGTGGGGCGTGGTGAGTTGATCGCGGCGGAGAGCCTGACAGAGTTCGCCGCGCGCGGCACCCGCCTCAGTGTCGCCGTCCGCACGCCCGACCTCGCGGAGCTCACCGGCGTGCTGACGGCCGAGGGTGCCTCGGTGCAGCCGGCCGGCCCGGAGCTGTGCGCGGTGACCGGGCTCAGTGCGGCGCGCATCGGTGAACTCGCCTTCGCCCACCGGGTGTTGCTGCATGAACTCAGCCCCAGGACCGCCTCGCTCGAAGAGGCCTTCCTGGAACTCACCGCCGACAGCGTCGAATACCTCGCAGGAGATGCCCGATGA
- a CDS encoding sensor histidine kinase yields the protein MNAPPAAPRPPLWPPRFSGPTRFSRPATGELLAWCGALAYPFALYFAALSEQQELTGIRLVPAALTAVLPFALLRYRPLPALVLMLAGSFAVVTLVTEPEAPWPARGQGQGWQIGYLQAVVVDIAVGWIAATRPRRTAVTAGVMALVVQILSTAYYRSGSDVFASTALSLVLALATAWLIGFSVYERSRHAETLRAQAALQAVTAERLRIARELHDMVAHSIGVIAIQAGVGSRVIETQPAEARNALSAIETTSRETLAGLRRMLVALRQSDEGKGAAPVAPAPGLADVDRLAETVRDAGVRVDVEWRGERRALPAEVELSAFRIIQEAVTNVVRHAGVTGCRVVVEYPGDAGPAQEEALSIEIVDDGTGPVLPGAGYGIIGMRERAGLLGGALTAGPRPEGGFRVAARLPVPEETR from the coding sequence ATGAACGCCCCGCCCGCCGCGCCGCGGCCCCCGCTGTGGCCCCCGCGCTTCTCGGGACCCACGCGCTTCTCGAGACCCGCCACCGGGGAGCTCCTGGCCTGGTGCGGGGCGCTCGCCTACCCCTTCGCGCTGTACTTCGCCGCGCTGAGCGAGCAGCAGGAGCTGACCGGGATCCGGCTCGTCCCGGCGGCCCTGACCGCGGTGCTGCCGTTCGCGCTCCTGCGGTACCGGCCGCTGCCGGCCCTGGTGCTGATGCTGGCCGGTTCGTTCGCCGTGGTGACCCTGGTGACCGAACCGGAGGCTCCTTGGCCGGCCCGAGGGCAGGGCCAGGGCTGGCAGATCGGGTATCTGCAGGCCGTGGTGGTCGACATCGCCGTCGGCTGGATCGCGGCGACCCGGCCCCGGCGTACCGCCGTCACCGCCGGAGTCATGGCGCTCGTGGTGCAGATCCTCTCCACCGCTTACTACCGCTCCGGCTCCGACGTCTTCGCCTCCACCGCGCTCTCCCTCGTCCTGGCCCTCGCCACCGCCTGGCTGATCGGCTTCTCGGTGTACGAGCGCAGCCGGCACGCCGAGACGCTGCGGGCGCAGGCCGCGCTCCAGGCCGTCACCGCCGAACGGCTGCGGATCGCCCGGGAGTTGCACGACATGGTCGCGCACAGCATCGGGGTCATCGCCATCCAGGCCGGGGTCGGCAGCCGCGTCATCGAGACCCAGCCCGCCGAGGCGCGGAACGCGCTGTCCGCCATCGAGACCACCAGCCGCGAGACCCTTGCGGGGCTGCGCCGGATGCTGGTCGCCCTCCGGCAGTCGGACGAGGGCAAGGGGGCGGCCCCGGTCGCCCCGGCACCGGGACTTGCCGACGTGGACCGGCTGGCCGAGACGGTGCGGGACGCCGGGGTGCGGGTCGATGTGGAGTGGCGGGGGGAGCGGCGGGCGCTGCCCGCGGAGGTCGAGCTGTCCGCGTTCCGGATCATCCAGGAGGCGGTGACCAATGTGGTGCGGCATGCGGGGGTGACGGGCTGCAGGGTGGTGGTCGAGTATCCGGGGGATGCCGGTCCGGCGCAGGAGGAAGCCTTGTCCATCGAGATCGTCGACGACGGGACGGGGCCGGTGCTGCCCGGTGCCGGATACGGGATCATCGGGATGCGCGAGCGCGCCGGGCTCCTGGGCGGTGCCCTGACCGCGGGCCCCCGCCCGGAGGGCGGCTTCCGGGTGGCGGCCCGGCTTCCCGTGCCGGAGGAGACCCGATGA
- a CDS encoding response regulator transcription factor: MSERPERPVDVVLVDDQPLVRAGLRVLIADHPDLRIVGEAGSGAEAVRLVRELAPDVAVMDIRMPGMDGIEATRLITEGAGPTRVLVLTTFDDDDYVYGALRAGASGFLVKDMAMDDILGAIRVVAAGDGLIAPSVTRRLIAEFAGRPEPGPAPRPVAGVTAREREVLTLVGRGLANAEIAAELCISVATAKAHVARLFTKLDARDRVQLVIIAYELGLVTPSK, from the coding sequence ATGAGCGAACGACCCGAGCGCCCCGTCGACGTGGTCCTGGTCGACGACCAGCCCCTGGTCCGCGCCGGGCTGCGCGTGCTCATCGCCGATCATCCCGATCTGAGGATCGTGGGCGAGGCCGGCAGTGGGGCGGAAGCCGTTCGGCTCGTGCGTGAACTCGCCCCCGATGTCGCGGTGATGGACATCCGCATGCCCGGCATGGACGGCATCGAGGCGACCCGGCTCATCACCGAGGGGGCCGGCCCGACGCGGGTGCTCGTGCTCACCACGTTCGACGACGACGATTACGTGTACGGCGCGCTGCGCGCCGGGGCCAGCGGATTCCTCGTCAAGGACATGGCCATGGACGACATCCTGGGCGCGATCCGGGTGGTCGCCGCGGGCGACGGCCTGATCGCGCCGAGCGTCACCCGCCGGCTCATCGCGGAGTTCGCGGGCCGCCCCGAGCCCGGTCCCGCGCCCCGGCCCGTCGCGGGCGTCACCGCACGGGAGCGCGAGGTCCTCACCCTCGTCGGGCGGGGCCTCGCCAACGCGGAGATCGCCGCCGAGCTGTGCATCAGCGTGGCCACCGCCAAGGCCCATGTGGCGCGGCTCTTCACCAAGCTGGACGCCCGGGACCGCGTACAACTGGTCATCATCGCCTACGAGTTGGGCCTCGTGACGCCGTCGAAGTGA
- a CDS encoding SRPBCC family protein — MSAFRVSRSTRLSVQEAWLRVTDWPLHAARVPLTQTVVLTDPPARVGTRFVARTALGRFGFDDPMEVTVWEPPGPGSASGHCRLVKTGSALTGWAEISVRPRGAGSYVEWREDLRIAKLPRLADPVTAVAGRVVFGLALRGLLRTP, encoded by the coding sequence GTGTCCGCATTCCGTGTGTCCCGCAGCACCCGACTGTCCGTCCAGGAGGCCTGGCTACGGGTCACCGACTGGCCCCTGCACGCCGCTCGGGTCCCGCTGACGCAGACGGTCGTACTGACCGATCCGCCGGCCCGCGTGGGCACCCGCTTCGTGGCCCGCACGGCACTGGGCCGGTTCGGCTTCGACGACCCGATGGAGGTCACGGTCTGGGAGCCGCCCGGGCCGGGGTCCGCCTCCGGTCACTGCCGGCTGGTCAAGACCGGTTCGGCGCTGACGGGTTGGGCCGAGATTTCCGTACGTCCCCGGGGTGCGGGGTCGTACGTGGAGTGGCGCGAGGACCTGCGCATCGCGAAGCTCCCGCGCCTCGCCGACCCGGTGACCGCGGTCGCGGGCCGGGTCGTCTTCGGCCTGGCCCTGCGCGGGCTGCTGCGTACGCCATGA
- a CDS encoding lytic polysaccharide monooxygenase auxiliary activity family 9 protein, whose product MTARRIATVATVGIAPLALTALAISPASAHGSMTDPVSRVSACYAEGPESPDSAACKAAVAASGVQAFYDWNGVNIANAAGKSKEIIPDGKLCSAGNDKYKGLDLPRADWPSSKLASGSHTFRYKGTAPHKGSFELYITKDSYDPSKPLKWSDLESKPFANVTDPKMENGDYVFDGKIPAKKGRHLIYSIWQRSDSPEAFYTCSDVVFGADNGGSAGGGSTSDEETTPAPEASAPSEEQIKDGEGNSSVEHHGHGDNNADTGADASAAAPEDNAPEVNGAAGKPAAAGEDLAETGGDSNTPYIAIGGAAALAIGAAAMFGSVRRRAVAGGRHSR is encoded by the coding sequence ATGACTGCTCGCCGCATCGCGACCGTCGCCACCGTCGGTATCGCCCCGCTCGCCCTCACCGCGCTGGCCATATCCCCGGCCTCCGCGCACGGCTCGATGACGGACCCGGTGAGCCGTGTCTCCGCCTGCTACGCGGAGGGCCCGGAGTCCCCCGACTCGGCCGCCTGCAAGGCCGCGGTCGCCGCCTCCGGCGTGCAGGCCTTCTACGACTGGAACGGCGTGAACATCGCCAACGCCGCGGGCAAGTCGAAGGAGATCATCCCCGACGGCAAGCTCTGCTCCGCCGGCAACGACAAGTACAAGGGCCTCGACCTGCCGCGCGCCGACTGGCCGTCCTCCAAGCTGGCGTCCGGCAGCCACACCTTCCGCTACAAGGGCACCGCCCCGCACAAGGGTTCCTTCGAGCTGTACATCACCAAGGACAGCTACGACCCGAGCAAGCCGCTCAAGTGGTCGGACCTGGAGTCGAAGCCCTTCGCGAACGTCACCGACCCGAAGATGGAGAACGGTGACTACGTCTTCGACGGCAAGATCCCGGCCAAGAAGGGCCGCCACCTGATCTACTCGATCTGGCAGCGCTCGGACTCCCCGGAGGCCTTCTACACCTGCTCCGACGTCGTCTTCGGCGCGGACAACGGCGGATCCGCGGGCGGCGGTTCGACCTCGGACGAGGAGACCACCCCGGCGCCCGAGGCCTCCGCGCCCAGCGAGGAGCAGATCAAGGACGGCGAGGGCAACTCCTCCGTCGAGCACCACGGCCACGGCGACAACAACGCCGACACGGGCGCCGACGCCTCCGCCGCCGCGCCCGAGGACAACGCCCCCGAGGTGAACGGCGCCGCCGGCAAGCCCGCCGCCGCGGGCGAGGACCTCGCCGAGACCGGTGGCGACAGCAACACCCCGTACATCGCGATCGGTGGCGCCGCCGCCCTCGCGATCGGCGCCGCGGCCATGTTCGGCTCGGTCCGCCGCCGCGCGGTCGCCGGTGGCCGGCACAGCCGCTGA
- a CDS encoding response regulator, which translates to MTKVLVVDDDFMVAKLHSRYVAALEGFSVVGVAHSGAEALRAAEQLRPDIALLDVYMPDMDGISVLRELRAAEERDPGRTPVDALFITAAREAEVVRSALRAGALHYLIKPFNQAALQEQLRHVAALRSRLDSLDEARQEDVDQIFGTRPPGSRELPKGLAAHTGELVERVLRTHPGGLSATECAEAGALSRVSARRYLEFFADTGRVEVTLRYGGTGRPERRYRWVG; encoded by the coding sequence GTGACGAAGGTGCTGGTCGTGGACGACGACTTCATGGTGGCGAAGCTGCACAGCCGGTACGTGGCCGCCCTGGAGGGGTTCTCGGTGGTCGGGGTCGCGCACAGCGGCGCCGAGGCGCTGCGTGCGGCGGAGCAGTTGCGGCCCGACATCGCCCTGCTCGATGTGTATATGCCGGACATGGACGGCATCAGCGTGCTGCGGGAGCTGCGCGCGGCCGAGGAGCGCGATCCGGGGCGGACCCCGGTGGACGCCCTGTTCATCACGGCTGCCCGGGAGGCGGAGGTGGTGCGCTCGGCGCTGCGGGCCGGGGCGCTGCACTATCTGATCAAGCCCTTCAACCAGGCGGCCCTGCAGGAGCAGTTGAGGCACGTGGCGGCTCTGCGCAGCCGGCTCGACTCCCTCGACGAGGCCCGGCAGGAGGACGTCGACCAGATCTTCGGGACCCGGCCGCCGGGGTCGCGCGAACTGCCCAAGGGGCTCGCGGCGCACACCGGGGAGCTGGTCGAGCGGGTGCTGCGGACCCATCCGGGCGGCCTGTCCGCCACCGAGTGCGCCGAGGCGGGGGCGCTGTCACGGGTGAGCGCGCGCCGGTACCTGGAGTTCTTCGCGGACACCGGACGGGTCGAGGTCACGCTCAGGTACGGGGGTACGGGGCGGCCGGAGCGGCGTTATCGGTGGGTCGGCTGA
- a CDS encoding Bug family tripartite tricarboxylate transporter substrate binding protein produces the protein MRLRTPLALLGAALLVLGAPPLLTSGSGADTGTQIPGLRLMVPNTPGGGYDITARTAAKDAEDAGLTHGIEVYNLPGAGGTVGLTRLVGEHGNGKLAMSMGLGVVGAARSNHSPKTLADTTPIARLTQEQDVVVVAKDSPYKTIDDLVEAWKKNPGKLPVGGGSSPGGPDHLAPMLMARAAGIAPKDVNYIPFDGGGELLASILGNKVAFGVSGVGEYLDQIKSGELRLLAVTGPERVKGLDGPTLMESGYDVNFTNWRGIVAPPGLSDAQRDKLTGLVRKLHDSPEWKRSLDKNGWDDAFLTGDKFGAFLDKEDKRVVSVLKELGL, from the coding sequence GTGCGCCTGCGCACACCCCTCGCCCTGCTCGGCGCCGCGCTGCTCGTACTCGGGGCCCCGCCCCTGCTCACGAGCGGCAGCGGCGCCGACACCGGCACCCAGATCCCCGGCCTGCGCCTCATGGTCCCCAACACCCCGGGCGGCGGCTACGACATCACCGCCCGCACCGCGGCCAAGGACGCCGAGGACGCCGGACTCACCCACGGCATCGAGGTCTACAACCTGCCCGGCGCCGGCGGCACGGTCGGCCTGACCCGTCTCGTCGGCGAGCACGGCAACGGCAAGCTCGCGATGTCCATGGGCCTCGGAGTGGTCGGCGCCGCGCGCTCCAACCACTCGCCGAAGACCCTCGCCGACACCACCCCGATCGCCCGGCTCACCCAGGAGCAGGACGTCGTGGTCGTCGCCAAGGACTCGCCGTACAAGACCATCGACGACCTCGTCGAGGCCTGGAAGAAGAACCCCGGCAAGCTGCCCGTCGGCGGCGGCTCCTCGCCCGGCGGCCCCGACCACCTCGCCCCGATGCTGATGGCACGCGCGGCCGGCATCGCGCCGAAGGACGTCAACTACATCCCCTTCGACGGCGGCGGCGAGCTCCTCGCCTCGATCCTCGGCAACAAGGTCGCCTTCGGCGTCTCAGGCGTCGGCGAATACCTCGACCAGATCAAGTCCGGCGAGCTCCGGCTGCTCGCCGTCACCGGTCCCGAGCGGGTGAAGGGCCTGGACGGGCCGACGCTCATGGAGTCCGGCTACGACGTCAACTTCACCAACTGGCGCGGCATCGTGGCCCCGCCCGGACTCTCCGACGCCCAGCGCGACAAGCTCACCGGCCTCGTACGCAAGCTCCATGACTCGCCCGAGTGGAAGAGGTCCCTCGACAAGAACGGCTGGGACGACGCCTTCCTCACCGGCGACAAGTTCGGCGCCTTCCTCGACAAGGAGGACAAGCGCGTGGTGTCCGTACTGAAGGAGCTGGGGCTGTGA
- a CDS encoding tripartite tricarboxylate transporter TctB family protein: MSATTESPQDDRPRKSWLREHSELGVCVMLLALGALVLTDALTMDVDISQRGPIGPKTVPVVVGIGLLVIALLLAVDVLRGGRGEAEGGEDIDLAEPADWRTVLLLAGVFLGAAVLIEPVGFPVAGALLFWGAAFALGSRRPDRDPLIAAVLSVATYALFNNLLGVPLPGGPLMGVL; encoded by the coding sequence GTGAGCGCCACCACCGAATCCCCGCAGGACGACCGACCCCGCAAGTCGTGGTTGCGCGAGCACTCCGAACTCGGCGTCTGCGTCATGCTGTTGGCGCTCGGCGCACTCGTCCTCACCGACGCGCTCACCATGGACGTCGACATCTCCCAGCGCGGCCCCATCGGCCCCAAGACCGTCCCGGTCGTGGTCGGCATCGGGCTGCTCGTCATCGCCCTGCTGCTCGCGGTCGACGTGCTGCGCGGCGGCCGCGGCGAGGCCGAGGGCGGCGAGGACATCGACCTCGCCGAACCCGCCGACTGGCGCACGGTGTTGCTGCTCGCCGGAGTCTTCCTGGGCGCCGCCGTCCTCATCGAACCGGTCGGCTTCCCCGTCGCGGGCGCCCTGCTCTTCTGGGGCGCGGCCTTCGCCCTCGGCAGTCGCCGCCCCGACCGCGACCCGCTGATCGCCGCCGTCCTCTCGGTCGCGACGTACGCCCTCTTCAACAATCTGCTCGGGGTCCCGCTGCCCGGCGGCCCCCTGATGGGAGTGCTGTGA
- a CDS encoding tripartite tricarboxylate transporter permease, translating to MNALNSLMDGFGTALTPINLLWAAIGVLLGTAIGVLPGIGPAMAVALLLPVTYGLEPTGAFIMFAGIYYGAMFGGSTTSILLNTPGESAAVVAAMEGHPMAKSGRGAQALAAAAIGHFAGGMIGTILLVVLAPTIADLAVDIGAPDYFAIMVLAFIAVTSVLGSSRIRGLASLLIGLTIGLVGLDQMTGQQRLTFGSLQLADGIDVVIVAVGLFAIGEALWVAAHLRRTSGDAIPVGRPWLGRADVRRTWKSWLRGPLIGFPFGAIPAGGAEIPTFLSYVTEKRLSKHKDEFGKGAIEGVAGPESAASASAAGTLVSMLTLGLPTTAVAAVMLAAFQQYGIQPGPLLFDREPELVWGLIASLFVGMVLLLALNLPLAPVWAKLLKIPRPYLYAGIMFFAAVGAYAVGGEALDLVILLVIGLLGFGMRRYGLPVLPAVIGVILGPAAEQQLRRALQISDGSVSGLVNTPFSVTVYAVIALLLAWPLLKKLVRRRG from the coding sequence ATGAACGCCCTCAACTCCCTGATGGACGGCTTCGGCACCGCCCTCACCCCCATCAACCTCCTGTGGGCCGCGATAGGCGTCCTGCTCGGCACGGCCATCGGCGTACTGCCCGGCATCGGCCCCGCGATGGCCGTGGCGCTGCTGCTCCCGGTGACGTACGGACTCGAACCGACCGGCGCGTTCATCATGTTCGCCGGCATCTACTACGGCGCCATGTTCGGCGGCTCCACGACCTCCATCCTCCTCAACACCCCGGGGGAGAGCGCGGCCGTCGTCGCCGCGATGGAAGGCCACCCGATGGCCAAGTCGGGCCGTGGCGCGCAGGCCCTCGCGGCCGCCGCCATCGGGCACTTCGCGGGCGGCATGATCGGCACGATCCTGCTCGTCGTCCTGGCGCCGACCATCGCCGACCTGGCGGTGGACATCGGTGCGCCGGACTACTTCGCCATCATGGTCCTCGCGTTCATCGCGGTGACGTCGGTGCTCGGCTCGTCCCGCATCCGCGGCCTGGCATCCCTGTTGATCGGCCTGACGATCGGTCTGGTCGGCCTCGACCAGATGACCGGCCAGCAGCGCCTCACCTTCGGCTCGCTCCAACTCGCCGACGGCATCGACGTGGTGATCGTCGCGGTCGGGCTCTTCGCGATCGGCGAGGCCCTGTGGGTGGCCGCCCATCTGCGGCGCACGTCCGGCGACGCGATCCCGGTCGGCCGGCCCTGGCTCGGCAGGGCGGACGTCAGGCGCACCTGGAAGTCGTGGCTGCGCGGGCCGCTCATCGGGTTCCCGTTCGGGGCGATTCCGGCCGGTGGCGCGGAGATCCCGACCTTCCTGTCGTACGTCACCGAGAAGCGCCTGTCCAAGCACAAGGACGAGTTCGGCAAGGGCGCCATCGAGGGCGTCGCCGGACCCGAGTCCGCGGCCTCCGCTTCCGCCGCCGGAACTCTCGTGTCGATGCTGACACTCGGCCTGCCCACCACCGCCGTCGCGGCCGTGATGCTCGCCGCCTTCCAGCAGTACGGCATCCAGCCCGGGCCGCTCCTCTTCGACCGCGAGCCGGAGTTGGTGTGGGGCCTGATCGCCTCGCTGTTCGTCGGGATGGTGCTGCTCCTCGCGCTGAACCTGCCGCTCGCACCGGTCTGGGCGAAGCTCCTCAAGATCCCGCGGCCCTATCTGTACGCGGGCATCATGTTCTTCGCCGCCGTGGGCGCGTACGCCGTCGGGGGCGAGGCCCTCGACCTGGTGATCCTGCTGGTCATCGGCCTGCTGGGGTTCGGGATGCGACGGTACGGACTGCCCGTCCTGCCCGCGGTCATCGGCGTGATCCTCGGCCCGGCCGCCGAGCAGCAGCTGCGCCGCGCCCTGCAGATCAGCGACGGCAGTGTCTCGGGCCTGGTCAACACGCCCTTCTCGGTGACCGTTTACGCCGTGATCGCGCTGCTCCTCGCCTGGCCGCTGCTGAAGAAGCTGGTGCGGCGGCGCGGCTGA
- a CDS encoding GNAT family N-acetyltransferase: protein MTEDTHDIRLAEAADVPAVQAVTDAAYAHYIERIGLRPVPMDADHAADVAAGRVYVTGDPVIGLLVLVPHEDHLYLESIAVHPDAHGRGVGRVLLEFVEAHARALGLPEVRLLTNAKMWENQQIYPRFGYEVVERRVDGPYDRIHYRKRLARP from the coding sequence ATGACCGAGGACACCCATGACATCAGGCTTGCCGAGGCCGCCGACGTACCCGCCGTGCAGGCAGTGACCGACGCGGCGTACGCGCACTACATCGAGCGGATCGGGCTGCGGCCCGTGCCGATGGACGCCGATCACGCGGCGGACGTGGCGGCGGGGCGGGTGTACGTCACCGGGGATCCGGTGATCGGGCTGCTCGTCCTCGTCCCGCACGAGGACCATCTGTACCTGGAGTCCATCGCGGTCCACCCCGACGCCCACGGGCGCGGGGTGGGCCGCGTGCTCCTTGAATTCGTCGAGGCGCACGCGCGCGCACTCGGGCTGCCCGAGGTACGGCTCCTCACGAACGCCAAGATGTGGGAGAACCAGCAGATCTATCCGCGGTTCGGCTACGAGGTCGTGGAGCGCCGCGTCGACGGGCCGTACGACCGCATCCACTACCGGAAGCGGCTGGCCCGACCCTGA
- a CDS encoding isochorismatase family protein, translating into MSTIQSSQPQPSKTLREVSGLDSTPARLSESILIMIDFQNTYRSGVMALDGAEEAVAAGARLLARARAAGTPVVHIVNDAGEGTPYDIRTPLGAISDEVAPVDGEAVVVKQFPNAFHLTDLEKTLTDLGAAAGSGKDLVLAGFITHICVSHTAQGAFHLGYRPTVVAEATATRALAAPDGTVLPSATLQTAALTTITDVFGMVVPTVDALPA; encoded by the coding sequence ATGAGCACCATTCAGTCCTCCCAGCCCCAGCCCTCCAAGACCCTGCGCGAAGTCAGCGGTCTGGACAGCACCCCGGCCCGGCTCAGCGAGTCGATCCTGATCATGATCGACTTCCAGAACACCTACCGCAGCGGCGTCATGGCCCTGGACGGCGCCGAGGAGGCCGTCGCGGCGGGCGCCCGCCTGCTGGCCCGGGCCCGCGCCGCCGGCACCCCGGTCGTCCACATCGTCAACGACGCCGGCGAGGGCACCCCGTACGACATCCGCACCCCCCTCGGCGCCATCAGCGACGAGGTCGCCCCGGTGGACGGCGAGGCGGTCGTGGTGAAGCAGTTCCCCAACGCCTTCCACCTCACCGACCTGGAGAAGACCCTGACCGACCTGGGCGCCGCGGCGGGCAGCGGCAAGGACCTGGTCCTGGCCGGCTTCATCACGCACATCTGCGTCAGCCACACCGCTCAGGGCGCCTTCCACCTCGGCTACCGCCCCACGGTCGTCGCCGAGGCCACCGCCACCCGCGCCCTGGCCGCCCCGGACGGCACGGTCCTGCCCTCCGCCACCCTCCAGACCGCGGCCCTGACCACGATCACCGACGTCTTCGGCATGGTCGTCCCCACGGTGGACGCCCTGCCCGCCTGA